In Malania oleifera isolate guangnan ecotype guangnan chromosome 8, ASM2987363v1, whole genome shotgun sequence, a single window of DNA contains:
- the LOC131161940 gene encoding GDSL esterase/lipase At1g33811 produces MTMMRRGSGHVAASCATFGVVLWLTVVAVRAWPPGSPRTRSQPQRPKTQPDVPCFFIFGDSLVDNGNNNGILTLSRANYFPYGIDFPQGVTGRFTNGRTYVDVLAELLGFQEYIPANAETGGPGVLRGVNYASGAAGILDETGDNLGGHVSMSQQVANFGRTVEEMRSLFRGDTNEVKRYLGKCIFYSGMGSNDYLNNYFMPSYYSTASHSSPQAFAASLLRLYSRQLRELYELGARKVVVTGVGQIGCIPYELARYNGGSGRCNESINNAILFFNSGLRKLVTGFNRGQLPGSNFVYLDSYQSFKQLAQNARSYGFTVVDTGCCGVGKNNGQLTCLPLQQPCEDHTKYMYWDAFHPTDAANVILANKSYSSITHSYAYPINIQQLAKL; encoded by the exons ATGACGATGATGAGAAGGGGGAGTGGGCACGTTGCAGCTTCTTGCGCTACTTTTGGTGTCGTCCTGTGGTTGACGGTGGTGGCTGTGAGGGCATGGCCGCCGGGATCCCCTCGGACTCGGTCTCAGCCTCAGCGCCCTAAGACTCAGCCGGACGTGCCGTGCTTTTTCATATTTGGGGACTCGTTGGTGGATAATGGCAACAACAATGGAATCCTTACACTTTCCAGGGCCAACTACTTTCCTTATGGTATTGATTTCCCTCAGGGCGTCACTGGTCGCTTCACCAATGGTCGAACTTATGTTGATGTCTTAG CTGAACTATTAGGGTTTCAGGAGTACATTCCAGCTAACGCAGAAACTGGTGGCCCTGGTGTGCTTCGGGGTGTAAACTATGCATCCGGAGCGGCAGGCATCCTGGACGAAACTGGAGACAATCTG GGGGGTCATGTGTCGATGAGCCAACAAGTAGCCAACTTTGGACGGACAGTGGAGGAGATGCGGAGTCTGTTCAGAGGGGACACCAACGAAGTGAAGAGGTACCTGGGGAAGTGCATATTCTACTCCGGCATGGGAAGCAACGACTACCTCAACAATTACTTCATGCCCTCCTACTATTCCACCGCCTCCCACTCCTCTCCTCAAGCTTTTGCCGCCTCCCTTCTCCGCCTCTATTCTCGCCAACTCCGG GAATTATATGAGTTGGGAGCTCGAAAGGTGGTAGTGACGGGTGTTGGACAGATTGGGTGCATTCCATATGAGTTGGCTAGATATAATGGTGGCAGCGGTAGATGCAATGAGAGTATCAACAACGCCATACTTTTCTTCAACTCGGGGCTTCGAAAATTGGTTACAGGCTTCAACAGAGGTCAATTGCCGGGCTCAAATTTTGTTTACCTTGACTCCTACCAGAGCTTCAAACAACTTGCTCAAAATGCCAGGTCTTATG GTTTCACGGTGGTAGACACAGGATGTTGCGGAGTAGGAAAAAACAATGGTCAGCTAACTTGTCTCCCTCTTCAACAACCTTGTGAAGACCACACCAAGTACATGTATTGGGATGCCTTCCATCCTACAGACGCTGCAAATGTCATACTTGCCAATAAATCATACAGCTCCATAACACACTCATATGCTTATCCAATAAATATACAACAGTTAGCAAAACTTTGA